aaattttctggttccgaactaaactggactgtcggagataaggaaacgctgccatcaaacttcgcgttgagcacttggcaagccattggttagaaggagccaagcacccctttcaagtctggtcggatcataaaaatttggctgcgctttccacacccctcaaaatgtccgctaaacaattacgttgggctgattttttctcctcGCTTTtcctttcacggtccatttttccctggtaaaagcaataagctggctgatgcattgtcccgcctccccggaGGCGCAtcctacgggatattccacgcaccgttctctctccctcccagctaggattggctgtcacccgctcacaatcctctcgtcacccccccccacgccgtcccagccatcgtctcccccttccttccaagAACTCAAGCaggcgggattacgcgagctgccaacagaggaaaaagatgcaaagaaatacgcttggaggatggtgtctggaaagggGTGTTGGTgcgttcctcctcccctccgaaagcaggttcttcaagcatgccatgatgctcgtcaggctAGGCgccgggtttgtgaaaacccttcatctagccagccgccagttttggtggcgctctatcgCAAGggcgttgagtcttacattaaagggtgttccatatgtgcagaggccaagtcaataccgggaaagcctcatgggttactgaaacctatcccgttgcctcccgaccctggcaggttatttcaatggattttatcactgacttgccgaacagtcacgggaacactgtgttgtgggtggtggtggatctcttctccaaacaaagcatttcattccttgcaccaccataccttcagctcccaaactagccggttgttcattcaacacatctaccgcctgcattcctctcctgagaaggtggtatcggatcgatggccctcaattcatttctcgattttggaaggctttcctggagttgttgggaaccacaccagcagtcgccgccctaccacgttcaaagtggcgggcaaagtgaacggacgaacagaacactagagcaatatttacgttgttatacaaactaccatcaggacaactggtgtgaattgcttcccttcgcagagtatgcttacaataatgcaattcatagcagtacgccgAAACCCCCATTCGAAGTAGTCGCTGGCCGAGCCTTtccgccgttgccccagctgccggcggaggcattgcagccaccagaattcaatcaatggattttgtcactagctgaaggctggaagtcagttcagtctaccttaaaacaggctccagaagcccaaaagtttcaaggcagataaacaccgctcagaattcccttacgtgttggggcttgggtttatttgtcaaCTCACAACATTCACGACGTGCACgcatactcaaaacttggcaagaactTTGTGGGTCCGTtccagattacaaaagtgatcaatgatgttactgctgcggcttagatctgcctaattcactaagtaacattcatccgtcttccattccagcttgctcaaggaggctcccgcttcagatgcctggcacgaccctccggagacacccccgccagttataattgatggacataagcattatgaaatagacgctatcctggactctcgcttctttcgcaaacgtctacaatatctggtgtcatgggttggctattcttctggccataatcaatgggtgtataaggagaatatcgatgccccctcttcaattgctgcatttcaccaagcttttccggacaaaccgggggaggggggaaaagaggagatttcttttaggagaggcagagtgtaaggatctcagtcgttcttgtttcccttacagcctaacctgaccttgaaggagattcttttggccgggcgtccggccaggacctgcaccaaccttgtgagaatgcttatctcgcttttgcatagtagaattccgttctcatgagaacggggcaggggggatgggttagtcagcattataacctgttgtttgagcggggatgctcattcctgccatgtcgtgtgtgcgtgctttccaggatgtctgaataaacggacttataatcaaaagcctttttatttctgctctttggaattccttacactgagGAACTCTAGAATTTCTGGTTTGCCACAGAGAAGATTAGTTTTCATAAAAACCATTAGAATATGGCTCTTGAAGTTTGGCTGGGTGAACACGATGCAATTGTCACTTCCCACGTGGGTTGAGTAGGTATGTCAGAACAAACTGTTTCTTGTCTTTCTTACACAGtgtcccattatgcatggaatgcttacctcagggctcttcaatGCGCAGTGGAGTTGTAGTGGGGTGGGGTCTCCTCGTTTCTCTGTTTACTCACAAGGAGACactcactcctttccccacagcttttctgctgagaactctcccaggcctggttctcctggttctcttaactcctcccAACAatggcacagatctcatcacacccagtcatcccaagattgccagctctgtaaaagccttttaattactgttatattgatatattgttgtttcctttccaaaaataatctctcccccccccgcccccccatcccaaataaaagaagcaaaacaGTTCCCCGGACTGTTGATGAAGAAAGGGACCATGTtgtagacaaaaaattagctactggttctaccgaataggtgcgaatatgaatcccaccactgtcagcaCACTGGAGGCCTGTGTAGTAAAGGCTAAGTGTTGGGAAACACCTTGATCCTGTTTGAAGAGTTTAGAAAGCATGTGAGAAAATGTTAGTGTTTCCATAGAATAAGATTGCTTGTTCATTCTGCTTCTCTGCCCTGCTTATGGTCTCTGTCCGCTCTTTGTTCTCCAGTgtatatttttccttccttccttccttccttccttccttccttccttccttccttccttccttcctcccttcctcccttcctcccttcctccctccctccctccctccctccctccctccctctctgttattttaaaatccaaattCTCTGAGAATCTGAACCTTGAAAAATGAAAGTAACATGCAAACAAATAGTATAAAACCAAAGTTTCCCCTCCTATGACCGCACCTGTGATCGCCTTTTGGCATCCAACGCATACTTCTGCTGAGTGTACGTTGTTATCTTTGTCTTACGACGTGGTTTTCGATTCTTCTTAGCTTGTAGAGGTGAGCGAAGAACAAATCCAATCAGGCCACCTTTGCTGAGGAGCTTACGGTCTAAAGATACAAACCAAGATATTGAGGTTAAATCAGGAGGGCAAAGGTGCACGTAGTCTGGGATGATGATGGGAAAGCTTGGCAGCGATTTGAACGAGCCAGGTGAGATGATCACGAAATGGTATCCTGCGATGGTTTCAGTTATCCAGTGGAGGCCCCAGGATTTCAAAGCAGTGCCTTTTGGTGGGCCCCCGTAATTTGAAAGAAGCAATccaagagccagcctggtgtagtagttaagagcaggtagattctaatctggagaaccgggtttgattccccactcctccacctgagtggcagaggcttctctggtgaacgagatgtgtttccacactccgacattcctgctgggtgaccttgggctagtcacagttctttggaactctctcagccccacctacctcacaaggtatctgttgtggggaaaggaagggaaaggagcttgtaggccaccctgagtcttcttacaggaaaagaaaggtggggtataaatccaatcttttcttcctcttcttccaagacttttattttattttattttgttagcttTATACTCTGCCCCTCCCTGACCAAGGCTGGGCTTGGGGCGGCCAACAGTACAAAAACATCAACCACTAAGGTACATAATTCTAGATGATAGATTATTAGTTGTAGACTCTACAATTTGAATTGTGTTATCTGCTGGACATTGAAGTACAGAACTTGAAACACATACATTAATTAAAAACCCTCATCAGTCAGGTTTTCCAATCGGCGCTACAGTTGACGACGTTAAAAATTCTAGTTCCcacagtgactggcccaggagGGAGGAACACGGCGTAAAACAAGGAACCAAATCATAATCATGAAAGAGACGTAGATTCCAAAACAAGAGGAATACAGACGCGTCCCGCCGTCATGGGGGACTTGCTCCAGGCACGCTGACGGATTTAAAGAGGCGGTTGAGATAAAAATCGGATCGCTGTAATCAAAGCAATCCAcgggggaggaaaagaaagggatGGATTTTGCCTGATCTCCTCACTTGATTCGGAACTCACAGAGTCAGCTTTCAGGTGACACGTTAAAATTGCGTGCGCGAGCTTGCAGGGAACAATGAACTCTAAGAATGCTGTTTAGCAGCTAACAATGAAAAGTGCGTTCTGGACCAGGAAGCCAAACAGCGCGTTTTGCTGATACGCATTTTTGCATATGAAGTTGAGGATGCTCTAATTTGCTGGCACTGGTTTCGTGGTATCCATCCACAGATACATCTTTGATCCATGCTCTTTGGCAAGATGTTCTTTCTCCCCTGAGACGGAGGACATTTTGTGGGTGTTTCCCACGCTGTACtcgggtagaagaagaagaggagtttggatttatgtcccacctttctctccagtaaggagactcaaggtggcttacaagctcctctcccttcctctccccacaacagacaccttgtgaggtcggtggggctgagagagttcggagagatctgtgacgagcccaaggtcacccagcaggaatgtaggagtgtggaaacacatctggttcaccagataagcctctgccactcaggtggaggagtggggaatcaaacccggttctccagattagaatccacctctcttaactactacaccacactgggtctcaagACAGGAAATGACTTCAAAGTTCCTGTTCCTGTCAGCGTGGACATGTCCCTTTCTTCGGTCCTTTCCTGCCTCCAAGGGAGAAGCAGCAAGGGTCCTTGCACTCTGTGTTGCCTAGTCAGGATCCTCATTTTCTCTTCTACCTGCTTTTGCGGGTCTTCACTTTACTCCTTTTGCCTCCTTTCTCAACAAAACTGGGTGTTGATTATACGAATTGTAGGctttattggtttgtttgttttggcttcaTAAATTCCCCAAAATACAGCAACTTTTGCTGACTGTTTTGTGTTGGCTTTTAGAAGtgatttcagcagtggcgtagcgccaaggggaatgggggtgcacaatgcaccgggtgGGCACCAGTgggagggggcgttccggggggcgCGGGGCACACACTTGTCTTGGGCACAATTCCCCCTAGCTCCAGTTCTGGATTTCAGCCAATCAAACATGGAGGTCACAGGCCTTTAATATATAGGTCCTTTCCGCACcagcaggataatgcactttcaatccactttcaaggcactttgcagctggattttactgtgcggaatagcaaaatccacttgcaaacaattgtgaaagtggattgaaagtgtattattctgcaggtgcggaagggtcCCCAGTCTAATATGAAAATCTAgcaaggagatataaatccaggtTTGGTCATTACACTATCTGTCCAGGGAATGTTTAGAATGTCTCCGAGTACCACATACTAAGACCAGAGCTCAAGATATGGCCATCATCTTTATGCCCTGTTTGTAGCTCTCCAGAGACATCTGACTGGCCTagggagggcggagtttgggaaggggaaggacctcagcagtaacatagaatcatagagtacgAAGGGGCGATGCagaccatctagcccaggggtctgcaacctgcatctctccaaatgttcatggactacaattcccatcagcccccgccagcatggccaattggcaggggctgatgggatttgtagtccatgaacatctggagagccacaggttgcagacccctgatctagcccaaccccctgttAGGGATTAACCTAAAACATCCCTAACAAGGGTTCATCCAACCACGaccagtgtggggggaggggcagatccCCATTTTCcgaggcagccaattccactgctgaactactgaGATATGCACAGTAATGGACTAACTAGTCACAACAGACATGCATTTCTAAagtatgcaaaaagaaaaacattgaaTTAAAAATAAGGTTATATTATAATTTATAACCACACTGACCTCATATACCTGTGTTAAGCAAAGTGTCTTGGTTAAGCACAGAGCGTCTTTACGGGGAAAAACCAAATAATCATATCTGAAAAAAATCTCAATGTGCATGGAAAATGCAAAATTTGCCAGGACAAAATGTCTCTTATCATGTTTGTGGCAATTTCAAAAACTAAACACCCTGGGAAGGTTAGCCCGAGGCTGAAACCCGGGTTTCAGGCTTTGTTTTAGCCTTGTAATAACTTCTAAGGCTCAAAAGGAGATTCATAATTTGaaatttttaatattattattattattaataattaaatttagtataccgccctatccccgaagggctcagggcggtatacagataaaaatataTGATTATTTGAATTTTTCCTGTAGAGTATAATACGCAACATGCGTCCAGGTTTAATGGGGTGAATTTTTGGTTGTGGTATGAAGTGAACACAGCTGTTATACTTATTGCTGAATGCCGGAGACCAAGGTGGTTATAATATAACTTTATTTTGGATTCAGCGTTTTTGTTTCTCCACATTTCAGAAATTCATGGTCTGTTGTGACCTATCGTTGCGACTCGTGTATTCTGCACAACTCCAGCTTTTTGCGAACTGCTGAGATACGGCAAATCTTGCACCCAACAGGTAGTTCCAGATCATCAGTATTCCCATGAGCAAAAACACTGAAACTTCGGCTGCATGTGGACACTGAACTGTTCGCAGTTGCTGTTTGAGTCAGCAGTTCATTCCCTGTTAATTATTTACCCTTCCATCACACGCACCCCCACTAGGTTATTCATGTCCCCGTATGTCACGCCCGGGTCGGCATTGTCTGTCTGTCAGTTCTGCACTAAGAGATGTAATGAGTGGCTGGCTTTTTATGGCCACTTTCTATTGTGGTCGGGCAGCAAGACTTACAATAGGGCCGGGCTTTCATGTCGAGGTTAAGCAAAACCTTTGTCTTCTCTGCTTTCTTTGGGGATCTGGCTGAAACGTTGGAAGCAGAAGCTGGAATTTCTATACGCTCTTCCCGATGAACTGCGAAAGGGacccctacctttctctcccccccccccccccccgattctggCATTTGACAATCTTCCTTGTGTAAAAACTAGGTAACtggcagtggcatgggaggttaagagctcgtgtatctaatctggaggaaccgggtttgattcccggctctgccacctgagctgtggaggcttatctggggaattcagattagcctgtgcactcccacacacgccagctgggtgaccttgggcaagtcacagcttcttggagctctctcagccccacccacctcacagggtgttgtttgttgtatgaggaagggaacaggagagaTTATCAACCCACTttaggtctcctgcaggagagggggatatcaaatcaaactcctcctctcctccactcctcctcattccctcctcctcctcctcctcctcctcctcctcctcctcctcctcttcttcttcttcttcttcttcttcttcttcttcttcttcttcttcttcttcttcttcttcttcttcttcttcttcttcttcttcttcttcttcttcttcttcttcttcttcttcttcttcttcttcttcttcttcttcttcttcttcttcttcttcttcttcttctgttatctTTGTACCACTGGATCCGAAGCATCATGTTAACTAGTAGTATGGGCCTTCTAGAGACCAAGCCTGTGTaggagcggtggattctaatctggagaagtgggtttgattccctatccctccatatgagtggtggactcttacgtagtggactggatttgtttccctgtcccccacatgaagcttgctgggtgaccttgggccaccaacagttaagagcaggtggattctaatctggagaactgggtttgattccccactcctccacctgagtggcagaggcttatctggtgaaccagatgtgtttccacactcctacatttgtgttgggtgaccttggactagtcacagttctttggaactctctcaacacctcctacctcacgaggtgtctgttgtagagagagaaagggaaaggagcttgtaagccaccttgagtttccttgcaggagagaaaggtgggatatcaatccaaaatcatcaccatcatcttctttctgcttttctttgcaaccatgaggactagaaacccaTATCGTTTAACTGGAAGCTTGGAAATCCTTCGTGACTGTTAAACGTTGCTTGTGGAATGATATTTTGCTCTCTGTGGCTTGGATGCAGTTACCTAGGGTACAGTATTGGCTTCAAGTAAATCTGGCACGCGCTCAGTACAGCAACAGTCGATGGGTGTTTGTTGGGCAGCTATACCCAATGAGATTTTCTAAGCCAATAAGGAAAATGACTTAAAATTGAGAAAGGTGTGTACAACTTTGTGAACCTCTCTAGCTTGTCCCTCAAACTGCGTCTTCGTCCTTTTTTCCGCTCCAGGCTGCACCCGCTCTTGGTTCGTTTCCGCAAGTGATGGAAAATTCGTCCGTGGCTTCTGCCTCGTCTGAGGCCGGGAGCAGCCGTTCGCAGGAGATCGAGGAGCTGGAAAGGTTCATCGACAGCTACGTTTTGGAATATCAAGTCCAAGGCTTGCTGACCGACAAGACGGAGGGGGACGGGGAGAGCGAGAAAACGCAGTCGAATGTCTCGCAGGTTGGTACAGGAAGGCGACTTGCAGCATGGTGTGCTTTATACAGGGATAACGCAGCTACCAAATAGTTCATTTAAACAAAGAAGGAGTCGGCAGCGTTCTGGTCAAGAAAGGATTGGTCTGCTAGCTGGAAAAATATTGTCGAATAAGGatcaagtggttttttttttcagcattttactCAGAATGACCCCTCCCAAATCTTTTCCGTTTCTGTTGTTTGTATTGTTCTTACAGTggcaatggtgtagtggctaagcagcagtggcgtagtggctaagagcaggtgcattctgatctggaggaaccgggtttgattcccagctctgccgcctgagctgtggaggcttatctggggaattcaggttagcctgtgcactccgacacacgccagctgggtgaccttgggctagtcacagcttttcagagctctctcagccccacccacctcacagggtgtttgttgtgaggggggaagggcaaggagattgtaaacccctttgagtctcctgtaggagagaaaggggggatataaatccaaactcctcctcctcctcctcctcctcctcctcttcttcttcttcttcttctttctttcttttcatgttattaaaaactttaaaatctcaaaaagagagagagaaggtttcaggttcaatccctggcatagGAAAGAACCAAAAGGTTAAGATAAAATTGGGCCTTTTAAATTGCTGTATAGTACATCAGTCATGTAGAGTTTCAAGTCATAATCGCTACTTCTGACTTGAAACTTCACATGTCTGAGGTACTGTAGGACACCATTCTTCCAGAATTGGGCCTGACTGAAAATACTGGCATACCATTTCATACCTTTTGACAGAACAATGGCTCCATATTGAAGACCTGGGTTTAAATGGTGCTAAACTTTTCAATTTTTTGTTAATATTCTACCATTTTGTCAGATTGTAATATTTAGTAGCATTAtttttgaccactgaagaagaccCGTGGGCCGAACCGAAACACGTTTGGGTCTAAAAAAGTTGCATAAGGctttgtgtgttgtgttgtgattTTCATTGAGGTATGTTTGGGAGCCTATTTAGGGccttttaatattttgattttaatttgaatgaaTACACGTGTATTTTTGCTATATAGCAATTTAAAAGGCTTGATTTTATCTAACCTTTTGATTCTTTCCTCTCGTATTGAGGTTAAGTTTTTGACCCTTTTTCTGTTGGcatcaatccctggcatttccagttcaaAGGCTCAGGCCATATGTGGTATAGAAGGCCTCAACTTCAGACCATGGAGAGTCACtgctaggccgtttctgcacggtccaaatatcccaggatgggcaagtgaaatatcccagttcgtgcaagttttctgcccagttcccagtgctaaagcgggcctgccccagtgttaccccatgatatttcccaaattggcaattcttttcaaatatcctagGGTGACCCTgttgccatgcaaacaccacgggagcagaagaagaagaagaagagtttggatttatatcccccctttctctcctgcaggagactcaaaggggcttacaatctccttgcccttcccccctcacaacaaacactctgtgaggtgggtggggctgagagagctccaagaaactgtgacttgcccaaggtcacccagctggcgtgtgtgggagtgtacaggctaatctgaattccccagataagcctccacagctcaggcggcagagctgggaatcaaaccagagcccttcgggggaagggcggtatacaaggctaattataaataaataaataaatataaataaataaataaacccggttcctccagattagatacatgagctcttaacctcctacgccactgctgcagattaTTGTTCCTGCCTCTCGACCAATCAAGAGGTTTCAGTATCTGGGGATGCACTTGCGATGTCAATACAAAAGGCCCCGGCtcgtgcagaacaaactggagtattgcCTCCTGGTCCTAACTCAGCTTCTGGAAAGAAACAGGCGGTCATGCAGAGGGGGAGACCGGGATAAAATAGAGCCAAGTTAAAGAAAATCTGAtggtgcacaggtataattttgccgtgcAGAAATGACCCTAATCAGAGGAAACGCTACTGGCTTTGATGAACCGATGGCCTGATCGCGCGAAGGCAGCTTCTGATGTTCCCTCAATGCCTTTCTTTGCAGTGGACGGCCGACTGTAATGAACAGATCGAGGGGAACAGCTCCACCTCCAGAGGCAAAGGGTCCAGACCTCACAATCAAAACCAGGTAAGTAAAGCACCACTCCCTTAGTCGGGAGCTTGGCCTTCCCCCAGCCTCAGGTTTTCGGGTCCCAACTGTCCAAGTCCTGGGTCCCGGGGTCACTAACAGGAAGATTTTTTTCCAGGAAGACCTTTTCCAGCAAGCAAGGTGTTGGGTTCGTGTTGACAGTTGCTCgatcctgcccaccccccaaaaaaacacttgAATTTCCAGCTTCAACATTTTGGCGCTTTACAGGTGTCAAGGATAAATGCTCCTGCCATACAGAAAGGTTTGGACGGTGCATAACGAAGAGGCAGAAGCAgctggcagccctgggcaaagaGCCCTGAGTTGGATCGCCCCATGGTGAGCCACTCTACCGACCAAAAGTAGTTTTATCTTCCAAAAGCACCAAGGCATTTTATCTTGTGCAGGGGTGCGAAGTTCTTTAGACATGTATGCTAAGCACCAAACATATGGGCAAGCATGCTCAGCAGCAGACTCAGAAATCCCTAGACACagttggtgacatttggttcttATGCTGctactcccaagtttggtgatggaCTCCCCAAAGTGCCTAGGAGTCCACAGTAAAggtcccaaagggagtgcccatgATCAGGTTTGGAACACAAAATTTCACCTGCTACAGACTAACTTACATCATGGGTTTTGACAGGTGTTTTTTGGGATCCCTGAACCAGGTGCTTCACCAAACGGGGTAtcaaacattggggggggggtgctaaggACAGTCTCATACAAGATGCAACAGAGCCTACATTTTTATTCGCTAGCCTGACAGCTGCTAAAGCCCTGCTGGGCAGATGACAACAATGGAGAGAAACCACTAAAATACTTAAAACAAAGCTTCAACATTTTTGATACTACAAGCGtgaaggtggtgccctgggcagatgctaCTCCTTGCCACAATGGGCATTCGCCCTGGGATCGAGGGCAGGGGGTGAAGAGATTATGTTCAGCACCTGTGATAGCCGTGTTGGTGTGGAAAGCTGACCCTGCCTCTCTGGTATGTTAATGAACCTTTCTCTGTATACTCTTGCTTCCCTTTGATGCTTACAACTGCAGCTAACTAGAGACAACCCTGGCGCCTTCCCAGCTGGggagggtggcaggtggctggggATTATTGCTgggctggccttgagatgctccaCTCCCAAACATTCCTTGTTTCCGACACatctttctcacattctctgaggcttcttccgcacatgctgaataatgcactttcaaactgctttcagtgctctttgaagttgtgtggaatagcaaaatccacttgcaaacagttgtgaaagtgttttgaaaacgcattgttttgcgtgtgcggaaggggcctgagaatccAGGAGGGGGATTCCTGGCGGGAATTCTAGAGGATAAAGACAACCGTGTTTCTGTAGCCCAGCAGGACTGGCTTTGCCAAAGCCACTTGTGGGATCAATAAAGACGTCTGACTCGACATCATGAGTCCGCTTATTGTCTCCAGTCCCGAGACCTGACATGAGGAAGCAATCTTTAAATGACTTCTGCAATTCGTGGGTGCCCCGTCAGGAATGGTCCTATGGCAGATCTCCTAACATGGCCACTGGAAGTAGGCAGCAGCTAATTTTGAAGGCCCGCGCTTCCTCCCTCTCttgcccccctccctggcttggAAATCTGCTCTCTT
The DNA window shown above is from Sphaerodactylus townsendi isolate TG3544 linkage group LG07, MPM_Stown_v2.3, whole genome shotgun sequence and carries:
- the LOC125436936 gene encoding CBP80/20-dependent translation initiation factor-like, producing MENSSVASASSEAGSSRSQEIEELERFIDSYVLEYQVQGLLTDKTEGDGESEKTQSNVSQWTADCNEQIEGNSSTSRGKGSRPHNQNQGSGQQTTTIVNSQNIHNHSITNKQHE